From a region of the Methanolinea sp. genome:
- a CDS encoding PKD domain-containing protein: MSEHHTYRDRKRTGCLKVILALIALFCTISAGQAATADFSGTPTSGFAPLTVQFTDGSTGTNLTWYWDFNNDGVVDSNQQNPLHTYNSTGNYTVNLTVYENGVFGATETKINYIQVDPLASFTGTPTIGNAPLNVHFTDTSTGFPNNWSWEFNEDGVVDSNLQNPNYVFTIAGRYSINLTVRGNDFRQNTTNVTDYITVRPLNSFTSNYTTVPTPYAPLAVQFNDTSTGSPTAWFWDFGGDGTSPVQNATHVFNTAGIYSVSLVAQGGGVNGTPPATQAISVYPKAEFTGTPQSGVYPLTVAFTDQSTGSPVSWLWDFGDGTTSTLQNPTHIYSSIGVYTVSLTVTGADSLSDTETKTGYIFVNTPARPLRANINGRTTFFSVDRIAGSSPFNATFYPYPVRLQKETTYTWDFGDGSPLVSVGTPPGTWYWVPAPINHVYSAKGLYSVTLTVKNSPTDYYSITIPNYVVVR; encoded by the coding sequence ATGTCAGAACATCACACGTATCGAGATCGTAAAAGAACGGGATGCCTCAAAGTTATCCTTGCACTTATTGCCTTGTTCTGCACAATTTCAGCAGGCCAGGCCGCGACAGCGGATTTTTCAGGCACTCCGACATCGGGATTTGCCCCTCTCACCGTCCAGTTCACTGACGGTAGCACAGGGACAAATCTCACATGGTACTGGGATTTTAATAATGACGGGGTGGTTGATTCAAACCAGCAGAATCCCCTGCATACCTATAACTCTACCGGAAATTATACCGTGAACCTGACGGTATACGAAAATGGGGTTTTTGGAGCCACGGAAACGAAGATCAATTACATCCAGGTCGATCCACTCGCTTCCTTCACCGGCACCCCCACAATCGGGAATGCACCATTGAACGTGCATTTCACCGATACCTCAACGGGATTTCCCAACAACTGGTCCTGGGAATTCAACGAGGATGGGGTGGTTGATTCAAACCTGCAGAATCCGAATTACGTCTTCACTATTGCCGGGCGTTACAGCATCAACCTGACCGTTCGTGGAAACGATTTCCGGCAGAACACGACAAATGTCACGGATTACATCACGGTTCGGCCCCTGAATTCATTCACTTCGAACTACACCACGGTTCCGACTCCCTATGCACCGCTGGCCGTCCAGTTCAATGACACGTCGACAGGCTCCCCCACGGCATGGTTCTGGGATTTCGGCGGTGACGGAACCTCTCCGGTTCAGAATGCCACTCATGTATTCAATACCGCCGGAATCTACAGTGTTTCCCTCGTTGCCCAGGGTGGTGGAGTAAACGGCACCCCGCCTGCAACCCAGGCGATAAGTGTCTATCCGAAGGCTGAATTCACCGGCACGCCGCAATCAGGAGTCTATCCGCTGACTGTGGCATTCACGGACCAGTCAACCGGATCTCCGGTGTCCTGGCTCTGGGACTTCGGGGACGGTACAACCTCGACACTTCAGAACCCGACTCACATCTACTCGTCGATCGGCGTCTACACGGTCAGCCTGACCGTGACCGGTGCCGATAGCCTCTCTGATACCGAGACCAAAACAGGGTATATCTTCGTCAACACTCCAGCACGTCCGCTCCGGGCCAACATAAACGGGAGAACCACGTTCTTCAGCGTTGACCGGATAGCCGGCAGTTCACCGTTCAATGCAACGTTCTACCCCTATCCCGTGAGGCTCCAGAAAGAGACCACCTACACCTGGGATTTCGGGGACGGCTCACCCCTGGTGTCTGTGGGTACTCCCCCGGGGACGTGGTACTGGGTGCCGGCGCCGATTAACCACGTATACAGTGCTAAGGGGTTGTATTCGGTCACACTGACTGTGAAAAACAGCCCGACAGACTACTACAGTATTACGATTCCCAATTATGTGGTCGTGAGGTAG
- a CDS encoding phosphopantothenate/pantothenate synthetase has product MIPGDHPRHRSLATREHLARCAREGIVVLEGLTAHGRGEAFDYLIGEETSPAALRAERIAAALLLSATHPVISVNGNTAALAAGLVADLQDASGAAVEVNLFHRSAGRVERVTRLLEDHGVRVLSGVPERLLPLSHDRALCLKEGIGTADVVLVPLEDGDRCQALRAMKKTVIAIDLNPLSRTARSADLTIVDELTRALPAIARFCRELGREESRALSLGFDNRDLLREAIRDIIRRLEHALD; this is encoded by the coding sequence GTGATCCCGGGCGACCACCCACGCCACCGTTCCCTCGCAACACGGGAGCACCTTGCCCGGTGCGCACGCGAAGGGATCGTCGTTCTGGAAGGCCTCACCGCCCATGGCCGGGGCGAGGCGTTCGATTACCTCATCGGGGAGGAGACGAGCCCTGCAGCGCTCCGGGCCGAGCGGATTGCTGCCGCCCTTCTCCTCTCGGCAACGCACCCCGTCATCTCAGTGAACGGGAACACTGCAGCCCTCGCCGCCGGGCTTGTCGCCGACCTCCAGGACGCTTCCGGGGCGGCCGTGGAGGTCAACCTATTCCACCGCTCAGCGGGGCGGGTGGAGAGGGTTACCAGGCTGCTCGAAGACCATGGTGTCCGGGTGCTCTCCGGGGTGCCGGAACGCCTGCTGCCGCTCTCACACGACCGGGCGCTCTGCCTGAAGGAGGGGATTGGGACTGCGGATGTTGTGCTGGTCCCGCTGGAGGACGGCGACCGGTGCCAGGCACTGCGCGCCATGAAAAAGACGGTAATTGCCATTGATCTGAACCCGCTCTCCCGGACAGCCCGGAGCGCGGACCTTACCATCGTCGATGAACTGACCCGGGCCCTTCCTGCTATCGCCCGGTTCTGCCGGGAACTCGGCCGGGAGGAGTCCCGGGCCCTTTCCCTCGGATTCGACAACCGGGACCTGCTGCGGGAGGCCATCCGCGATATCATACGGAGGCTCGAACATGCTCTGGATTGA
- a CDS encoding class I SAM-dependent methyltransferase, with product MSESLEKVRQHYDDIADIYDNRYNRNRGRFYYAHIAGQVMDCIPMPGRILDLGCGTGLFLSACEQHGGFGIGLDLSRGMVLRARSRCRESDVAWGNAEVLPFRDGCFDAVTSLLAFSYVRRPEQMLSEACRVLRPGGVIAICTLGRNLFTSGLPAIYSMAEAMKVRGIGMGSFGEHYYTDGEIRGLFEDAGFAAIQVRRCSFAHLNLADPFFDLARKIEPFVEEKVPRLAYNILARGVKPE from the coding sequence ATGAGTGAATCGCTCGAGAAAGTCAGGCAGCATTACGATGATATCGCGGATATCTACGACAACCGGTATAACAGGAACAGGGGGCGGTTCTACTATGCCCACATCGCAGGGCAGGTGATGGATTGTATTCCCATGCCGGGGAGGATCCTCGATCTCGGCTGCGGGACAGGCCTTTTCCTGAGCGCCTGCGAACAGCATGGAGGGTTCGGGATCGGGCTTGACCTTTCCCGGGGAATGGTCCTGCGGGCACGGTCACGGTGCCGCGAGAGTGATGTCGCCTGGGGAAATGCAGAAGTGCTGCCGTTCCGGGACGGGTGCTTTGATGCCGTCACGAGCCTGCTTGCGTTCAGCTATGTCAGGAGACCGGAGCAGATGCTTTCCGAGGCTTGCCGGGTGCTTCGGCCCGGGGGAGTCATCGCCATCTGCACGCTCGGCAGGAACCTTTTCACGTCCGGCCTTCCTGCAATCTACAGCATGGCCGAGGCCATGAAGGTCCGCGGGATCGGTATGGGATCGTTTGGGGAGCATTACTACACCGATGGCGAGATCCGCGGACTCTTCGAGGATGCCGGGTTTGCTGCAATACAGGTCAGGAGATGCTCGTTTGCCCATCTCAACCTTGCCGATCCCTTCTTTGACCTCGCGCGGAAGATCGAGCCGTTCGTGGAGGAGAAAGTCCCCCGGCTTGCTTATAACATCCTTGCCCGGGGCGTAAAGCCGGAATAG
- the coaBC gene encoding bifunctional phosphopantothenoylcysteine decarboxylase/phosphopantothenate--cysteine ligase CoaBC, whose amino-acid sequence MRESLREKQIVIGVTGSIAAVETIRLVHALRRKGACVTAVMSEAATRIVHPDALTFATGQETVVAITGRVEHVAFCGDGGAADLFLVAPCTANTLCKIAGGIDDTTVTTFATTALGRGMPVLVVPAMHHSMFRHPGVRDCLARLESWGVEVVAPRIEEGKAKIADTEEIVLRCERALLGRPLGGRNVLITSGPCREPVDDIRVLTTRSSGQMGRELALQAFRLGAEVTVVHGNSIPCVHNVPAASASEMREAVLRICREEAPDLYISAAAISDFSPVPYPGKLRSGGPVTLTLHPLPKLLDEVMTGWGVPTVAFKLGSDEEDAARELLAKGARMVVVNGPESMGSSHGSAVILGEGPRVAVEGSKEELAAAIWQQILAREAAR is encoded by the coding sequence ATGAGAGAGAGCCTGAGGGAGAAGCAGATAGTTATCGGGGTGACCGGGAGCATTGCCGCCGTGGAGACCATCCGGCTGGTCCATGCCCTGCGGCGGAAGGGGGCCTGCGTGACTGCAGTCATGAGCGAGGCGGCCACCCGTATCGTCCACCCCGATGCCCTGACCTTTGCAACCGGGCAGGAGACAGTGGTTGCCATCACCGGCAGGGTGGAACACGTCGCTTTCTGCGGTGACGGAGGGGCCGCCGACCTGTTCCTTGTCGCGCCCTGCACGGCAAACACCCTCTGCAAGATCGCAGGAGGTATCGATGATACCACGGTCACCACCTTCGCCACCACCGCGCTTGGGAGGGGAATGCCGGTTCTTGTCGTGCCCGCCATGCACCACAGCATGTTCCGCCACCCCGGTGTCCGGGACTGCCTGGCCAGGCTCGAATCCTGGGGCGTTGAGGTTGTCGCTCCGCGGATCGAGGAGGGTAAGGCAAAGATTGCCGACACGGAGGAGATCGTCCTCCGCTGCGAGCGGGCCCTCCTGGGAAGGCCGCTTGGCGGAAGGAACGTCCTGATCACGAGCGGGCCCTGCCGGGAACCGGTCGACGATATCAGGGTGCTGACCACCCGCTCATCAGGGCAGATGGGACGGGAGCTGGCCCTCCAGGCCTTCCGCCTCGGGGCAGAAGTCACGGTCGTGCATGGAAACAGTATCCCGTGCGTGCACAATGTCCCGGCTGCCAGCGCATCGGAGATGAGGGAAGCGGTCCTCCGGATCTGCCGGGAAGAGGCTCCCGATCTGTACATCAGCGCTGCTGCGATCTCGGACTTCTCCCCGGTCCCGTACCCGGGAAAGCTGCGGAGCGGCGGGCCCGTCACCCTTACCCTGCACCCCCTTCCCAAGCTGCTTGACGAGGTGATGACCGGCTGGGGGGTCCCCACCGTGGCGTTCAAGCTCGGATCGGACGAAGAGGATGCGGCGCGGGAACTGCTCGCAAAGGGCGCTCGCATGGTGGTGGTGAACGGACCGGAGAGCATGGGGTCTTCCCATGGATCGGCGGTCATCCTGGGAGAGGGTCCCCGGGTTGCGGTTGAAGGGAGCAAAGAAGAACTTGCCGCTGCAATATGGCAGCAGATCCTCGCCCGGGAGGCCGCCCGGTAA
- a CDS encoding PKD domain-containing protein, whose product MAVISPPPTTVPTPVPTGTTADFTASPLSGNAPLTVQFTDLSSGNPAGWTWLFGDGATSSGQNPVHVYQNPGVYTVTLRVSYGPGSYKVQKPGYITVT is encoded by the coding sequence ATGGCGGTGATCTCCCCACCACCAACAACCGTGCCCACCCCGGTTCCCACAGGCACCACTGCAGATTTCACAGCCTCACCCCTGTCCGGAAACGCTCCCCTCACCGTCCAGTTCACCGACCTTTCTTCCGGCAACCCTGCCGGTTGGACCTGGTTGTTCGGGGATGGTGCGACTTCTTCCGGGCAAAACCCCGTCCATGTCTACCAGAACCCGGGAGTCTACACCGTCACCCTGCGGGTATCATACGGGCCCGGCAGCTACAAGGTTCAGAAACCGGGATACATCACCGTCACCTAG
- a CDS encoding AAA family ATPase, translating into MLWIEKYRPATFDHIIGQDQVISMMRSAARSGSLPHLLVTGPAGTGKSAAVECLGRELFGERAGENTTTIQAMDLFEQGKKYLEGNERYAHIYRKEESLLTNFKNITRWYASVRPLDAEFRIVIFEGASALTREAQQALRRIMERYSRTCRFIYVTTRSSGIIPAISSRCLPFFFAPLSAGAIGEHLQAVLNCEFPAGQGIPADEIDLIAHAAGGDLRKAIMLLQVRSGSDGASGLVSWSQTETSRIANAALAAIEGADLPSAIRKFEALMIEYGLPSGEVMSELHAAVRRDYNDPRLVSILADTDYRLTRCNNEYIQLNAMAARIVQEIFG; encoded by the coding sequence ATGCTCTGGATTGAGAAGTACCGGCCGGCAACGTTTGACCATATCATCGGTCAGGACCAGGTCATCTCCATGATGAGGAGCGCTGCACGGTCGGGGTCGCTCCCTCACCTCCTCGTAACCGGCCCGGCAGGGACCGGGAAGAGCGCGGCGGTGGAATGTCTCGGGAGGGAGCTCTTCGGTGAACGGGCCGGTGAGAATACCACCACGATCCAGGCCATGGATCTCTTTGAGCAGGGGAAAAAGTACCTTGAAGGCAACGAGCGGTATGCCCATATCTACCGGAAAGAGGAGAGCCTGCTTACCAATTTCAAGAATATCACCAGGTGGTACGCCTCCGTACGCCCGCTCGACGCAGAGTTCCGCATCGTGATCTTTGAAGGGGCATCCGCCCTCACCCGGGAGGCGCAGCAGGCGCTCCGCCGGATCATGGAGCGGTACAGCAGGACGTGCCGGTTCATCTACGTGACCACCCGCTCGTCGGGGATCATCCCTGCCATCAGCTCCCGGTGCCTTCCCTTCTTCTTCGCTCCGCTGAGTGCCGGTGCGATCGGAGAACACCTGCAGGCTGTCCTGAACTGCGAGTTCCCTGCCGGGCAGGGCATTCCTGCCGATGAAATCGACCTGATCGCCCATGCGGCGGGAGGGGACCTTCGCAAGGCGATCATGCTGCTGCAGGTCCGGTCCGGGTCAGACGGCGCTTCCGGCCTTGTCAGCTGGTCGCAGACCGAGACGTCCCGGATCGCAAATGCGGCGCTGGCAGCCATTGAAGGCGCTGATCTCCCTTCCGCTATCAGGAAGTTTGAAGCACTTATGATCGAGTACGGTCTCCCCTCAGGGGAGGTCATGTCGGAGTTGCATGCCGCTGTACGGCGGGATTACAACGACCCCCGCCTCGTTTCCATCCTTGCCGACACGGATTACCGGCTGACGCGGTGCAACAACGAGTATATCCAGCTGAATGCCATGGCTGCACGGATCGTCCAGGAGATCTTCGGATGA
- a CDS encoding GHMP kinase, whose product MGDKRRIRSVSAYCPGHLSGYFSPVMRSHPSSSGSIGAGIVIREGVSVRVSFSDEPSVCARRFSADGSVLEEFTDAPPLSWLAGKFPCSVRIQTSCTLPIGAGFGLSASALMAAACAINTICGTGLSPREWTALAHEAEILHHTGLGDVAACQGGGRDYRTGAGPGAEIIRYFDVAGPVYAVNFGPLYSPGILGSPDVLERISAAYPGKRPDTPAEFLALSRLFAEESGLLTPSVREVLAECDREGVPASMTMLGNGVFALGKGAREVLSGYGEVFELHMAESGARITEVQR is encoded by the coding sequence ATGGGAGACAAAAGACGCATACGGTCGGTGTCCGCGTACTGCCCTGGTCATCTCTCAGGGTACTTCTCCCCGGTGATGAGGTCCCATCCCTCCAGTTCCGGGAGCATCGGGGCCGGGATAGTGATCAGGGAGGGGGTATCGGTCAGGGTATCGTTCTCGGACGAGCCGTCTGTCTGTGCACGACGGTTCAGCGCTGACGGGAGCGTCCTTGAAGAGTTCACCGATGCACCCCCCCTCTCCTGGCTCGCAGGGAAGTTCCCCTGCAGCGTCCGGATACAGACCAGCTGCACGCTCCCCATCGGGGCAGGGTTCGGCCTCTCTGCATCGGCACTTATGGCCGCCGCCTGCGCCATCAATACCATCTGCGGCACCGGCCTGTCCCCCCGGGAATGGACCGCACTGGCCCATGAAGCGGAGATCCTCCACCATACCGGCCTTGGCGATGTTGCTGCCTGCCAGGGCGGCGGGCGGGACTACCGGACCGGGGCCGGGCCGGGAGCAGAGATCATCCGCTACTTCGATGTTGCCGGTCCGGTATACGCGGTCAATTTCGGCCCTCTCTACTCGCCGGGGATCCTGGGATCACCGGATGTACTGGAGCGGATCTCGGCTGCCTACCCGGGAAAGCGCCCCGACACTCCTGCGGAGTTCCTGGCGTTATCCAGGCTCTTTGCAGAGGAAAGCGGACTGCTGACCCCTTCCGTCCGCGAGGTTCTCGCGGAGTGCGACCGGGAGGGGGTGCCGGCAAGCATGACCATGCTCGGAAACGGTGTGTTTGCACTGGGAAAAGGAGCCAGGGAAGTCCTCTCCGGGTATGGAGAGGTATTCGAACTCCACATGGCGGAATCGGGGGCCAGGATCACGGAGGTGCAGCGGTGA